From Merismopedia glauca CCAP 1448/3, one genomic window encodes:
- a CDS encoding GumC family protein, with amino-acid sequence MESTEPLLNWREYLRVLRRRWLPASIVFVSVVGAIAFVTSTGKPIYEAEGKLLLKRLSSTSSLTGVGEKIGELGALDDKTTPLDTEAEIIITPTIIEKTITKLNLKDAKGENLKVSQFLKNVGVSKVKSADILTISYQDLDPQKAANIVNTIMSAYLENNILSNRQEAISARQFIEIELPKAEGKLRKIETDLRQFKEKNQIFNLDDDAKSTTALLDDLQKQITKAQSDLADANIRIQSIKSQLNLRPDQAVNQLSISQSPAVQGLLRELEQVESDLAIQRTRFTDDNPVILALTSKRSSLQKLLQERVGNSFNTQNSSGSTNIQFGEIKQQLTRDLITLESTKLGLMNQIGTLSKIRDGYQQRLSLLPSLEQRKRELESKLQAEQSSYSLLLQKYQEIRLAENQNIGNVRIISLATSPDKAIDSRKFLYLVTGGVLGSILALAVALLLEATDQSIKNIDEAKKVFGYPLLGVIPDIGKIDNSLAQNSENSLPAIIFQKAPRSPLNELYWMLQANLKFLSSDKQLKIIVVTSCLPKEGKSTISANLSVAMAQAGHKVLLIDADLHFPIQHQIWGLGNEFGLSHVIVGQADTETVLKSVMPNLDVLPAGVVPPNPIAIIDSQRMASLIEKCAENYDFVIVDAPPLNAATDTRALGRMADGVLFVVRPTAIDLKAATMAKEILQQSSQNILGMVVNGVTPDRGSHSYYYLQGSYAEKDRQEESLNDKIQFPWEKLTSSSARDRN; translated from the coding sequence ATGGAATCAACAGAACCTCTTTTAAATTGGCGAGAATATCTTAGGGTGTTACGGCGACGTTGGTTACCAGCTTCCATCGTTTTTGTCAGTGTAGTTGGGGCGATCGCTTTTGTCACATCCACTGGTAAACCCATTTATGAAGCAGAAGGAAAACTATTACTCAAAAGACTGAGTTCCACATCTTCTCTGACTGGAGTTGGCGAGAAAATCGGCGAATTGGGAGCCTTAGATGATAAAACCACCCCTTTGGATACAGAGGCGGAAATCATTATCACTCCCACAATTATTGAAAAAACCATCACCAAATTGAACCTTAAAGATGCTAAAGGCGAAAATCTAAAAGTTAGTCAATTCCTCAAAAATGTGGGAGTCAGCAAGGTGAAATCTGCTGATATTCTCACAATTTCTTATCAAGATCTAGATCCCCAAAAAGCAGCAAACATAGTTAACACTATTATGTCTGCCTATTTAGAAAATAATATTCTTAGTAATCGGCAAGAAGCAATATCTGCTCGACAGTTTATCGAAATTGAACTACCCAAAGCTGAAGGTAAACTCCGAAAAATAGAAACTGACTTACGTCAGTTTAAAGAAAAAAATCAAATTTTCAACCTCGATGATGATGCTAAGTCAACAACTGCTTTGCTAGATGATTTACAAAAACAAATTACCAAAGCTCAATCGGATCTAGCAGATGCAAATATTCGGATTCAATCCATTAAAAGCCAGCTTAACTTACGTCCCGATCAGGCAGTTAATCAGCTATCTATTAGTCAATCTCCGGCGGTACAAGGTTTATTGAGGGAGTTAGAACAAGTAGAATCAGATCTAGCTATTCAAAGAACTAGATTTACTGATGACAATCCCGTAATTCTAGCTTTAACCAGCAAGCGATCTTCACTTCAAAAACTGCTGCAAGAACGGGTAGGAAATTCTTTTAATACTCAAAATTCGTCGGGTAGCACAAATATTCAATTTGGGGAAATCAAACAACAGTTAACTAGAGATTTAATCACCCTAGAATCGACTAAATTAGGTTTAATGAACCAAATAGGAACATTATCAAAAATTCGGGATGGTTATCAACAAAGGTTGAGCCTATTACCTAGTTTAGAGCAAAGAAAGCGAGAATTAGAAAGTAAACTGCAAGCAGAACAATCTAGTTATTCTCTGCTGTTGCAGAAATACCAAGAAATTCGGTTAGCCGAGAACCAAAATATTGGGAATGTTCGCATTATTTCCTTAGCCACATCGCCAGACAAAGCAATAGATTCTCGCAAGTTCTTATATTTAGTCACAGGCGGAGTTTTAGGCAGTATTTTAGCTTTGGCTGTAGCTTTATTATTAGAAGCAACAGACCAATCTATTAAAAATATCGATGAAGCCAAAAAAGTCTTTGGCTACCCCTTATTAGGTGTCATTCCAGACATAGGCAAAATCGACAACTCTTTGGCTCAAAATAGCGAAAACTCTTTACCCGCAATCATCTTTCAAAAAGCACCGCGATCGCCCCTAAATGAACTTTATTGGATGTTACAAGCCAATCTGAAATTTTTAAGTTCAGATAAACAATTAAAAATCATTGTCGTCACAAGTTGCCTTCCCAAAGAAGGTAAATCAACTATCTCAGCTAACTTATCTGTAGCGATGGCGCAAGCAGGACATAAAGTATTACTTATAGATGCCGATTTGCACTTTCCCATTCAACATCAAATTTGGGGACTGGGTAACGAATTTGGATTGAGTCATGTCATTGTTGGACAAGCAGATACTGAAACTGTATTAAAGTCCGTTATGCCAAATTTAGATGTTCTTCCCGCAGGAGTAGTACCGCCAAATCCAATTGCGATTATTGATTCACAGCGAATGGCTTCTTTAATTGAGAAATGTGCCGAAAATTACGATTTTGTGATCGTTGATGCTCCTCCCTTAAATGCTGCCACAGATACTCGCGCTTTAGGAAGAATGGCTGATGGAGTTTTATTCGTGGTTAGACCAACAGCAATAGATCTTAAAGCAGCCACAATGGCTAAAGAAATCCTCCAGCAATCAAGTCAAAATATTTTAGGAATGGTAGTTAATGGAGTTACTCCAGATAGAGGTTCTCACAGCTACTACTACTTACAAGGTTCTTACGCCGAAAAAGATCGGCAGGAAGAAAGTTTGAACGATAAAATCCAGTTTCCTTGGGAAAAACTGACGAGTTCTAGTGCTAGAGATCGAAATTAA